The following are from one region of the Nicotiana tomentosiformis chromosome 7, ASM39032v3, whole genome shotgun sequence genome:
- the LOC138896388 gene encoding secreted RxLR effector protein 161-like encodes MGRPDIAFVVQVLSQHIHAPKQSHMEAAIRVVKYVKGTTGLGRFIPAKENKQLVAYCDSDWGSCVETRKSIIGYIVKFDGALISWKSKKQSTISRSSVESEFKSMAATVAEVTWLVGLFGKLGVTVNTHMQVFCDSKAAIQIAAHPIFHERTKHFDIDCHSVRGKIQAGQIQTQHIGTKEQPVDLLTKSLCKLQHEYLINKLEMKNLFYPST; translated from the coding sequence ATGGGAAGGCCAGATATTGCCTTTGTTGTTCAAGTACTTAGTCAACACATACATGCCCCCAAGCAATCGCATATGGAAGCAGCTATACGAGTGGTCAAGTATGTCAAGGGAACAACAGGATTGGGACGGTTTATACCAGCAAAAGAAAACAAGCAGCTAGTTGCCTACTGTGACTCAGATTGGGGTTCATGTGTAGAGACAAGGAAATCTATCATTGGCTATATAGTTAAGTTTGATGGAGCTTTAATCTCTTGGAAATCCAAAAAACAAAGCACAATTTCTAGAAGTTCAGTTGAATCAGAATTCAAAAGCATGGCAGCTACTGTTGCTGAAGTCACTTGGCTAGTTGGCTTATTTGGAAAACTGGGAGTTACAGTGAACACTCATATGCAGGTGTTTTGTGATAGCAAAGCTGCTATACAGATTGCAGCACACCCTATATTCCATGAGAGGACAAAGCACTTTGACATTGATTGCCATTCTGTAAGGGGAAAAATTCAAGCTGGCCAGATTCAGACTCAACACATTGGGACTAAGGAACAACCTGTTGATCTGCTTACCAAGAGTCTGTGCAAGCTACAACATGAGTATTTAATTAACAAGTTGGAAATGAAGAACCTCTTCTATCCCtcaacttga